Proteins encoded in a region of the Tripterygium wilfordii isolate XIE 37 chromosome 21, ASM1340144v1, whole genome shotgun sequence genome:
- the LOC119988735 gene encoding autophagy-related protein 18f-like: MLRREIGESAIIFVWVLCTLIAWALGVMRNSSDAQKQLGGAVVPRPGRAGNGIIPKFRAISSYLRIVSSGASTVAKSAASAAASIVDKIDDANHDQVLWAGFDKLENEGDVTRQVLLLGYRSGFQVWDVEEANNVRDLVSKHDSPVSFMQMLPKPIVSRTSVDKFADSRPLLAVCADGPHSGGCNVQDGLADLCNGSIPNYHALGNGSSMPTMIRFYSLSSHSYVHVLKFRSIVYCVRCSSRVVAISQAAQIHCFDSSTLERAYTILTNPIITSCPGPGGIGYGPLAVGPRWLAYSGSPVVVSNSGRVSPQHLGPSASFSGYGSNGSLVAHYAKESSKQLATGIVTLGDIGYKKLSRYCSELLPDSRSSLQSGGPGLKGSGTVNGHYPDSDSVGMVIVRDIVSKQVIAQFRAHKSPISALCFDPSGTLLVTASVQGHNINVFRIMQGLPGISSGGDVDTSYVHLYRLQRGLTNAVIPDISFSDDSSWIMISSSRGTSHLFAINPFGGAVSFLSADAGITIKNSESGVMTKSAVRWPPNSGVQMSHQQKLCASGPPVTLSVVSRIRNGNSGWRGTVSGAAAAAAGRQGSLSGAIASSFRNCKGNIGLNVDNSSSKTKYLLLVFSPSGLMIQYRLRTPAGLDSGTLASVSNNPYEPAAESDGRLVVEAIQKWNICQKQSRREREDNIDIYGENGNSDNHKIYPEGMKKGNSIYPEASIATAKINPEEKHQLYISEAELQMHQARVPLWAKPEIYFQSMMMDGMKVDEGKALVGEIEIERIPTCVIEARSKELIPVLDYLQTPKYYQMRVPAVDSDINGNLMQPKSGPSESSRISHQNSSGSLESMTEIGAAVSELQCGVEETGWDGPGIPTETKDFVNNNDSLKTNTQLEIVNNRESLKMESQLKFVNNDINGLTENRFEDGDELD, from the exons ATGCTTAGAAGAGAAATTGGAGAATCGGCGATTATTTTCGTTTGGGTATTGTGTACTTTGATTGCTTGGGCACTTGGGGTTATGAGGAATAGCAGTGATGCCCAGAAACAGTTGGGTGGAGCTGTAGTTCCAAGGCCGGGGAGAGCAGGTAATGGGATCATACCGAAATTTCGAGCTATTTCAAGCTACTTAAGGATCGTCTCGTCTGGGGCGTCTACCGTTGCAAAGTCTGCGGCATCAGCTGCGGCTTCGATTGTCGATAAGATAGATGATGCCAACCATGACCAG GTGCTATGGGCTGGGTTCGACAAGTTAGAGAATGAGGGGGATGTAACCCGGCAAGTTCTCTTGCTGGGATATCGCTCTGGTTTCCAGGTCTGGGATGTTGAAGAGGCAAACAATGTTCGTGACTTGGTTTCAAAACATGATAGTCCTGTTTCTTTTATGCAAATGCTACCAAAACCAATAGTATCAAGAACTTCAGTTGACAAGTTTGCAGATAGCCGACCACTTCTGGCAGTTTGTGCAGATGGCCCCCATTCTGGAGGTTGTAACGTTCAGGATGGGTTAGCCGATCTTTGCAATGGGAGCATCCCAAACTACCATGCCTTGGGAAATGGCAGTTCCATGCCTACTATGATTCGGTTTTATTCATTGAGTTCTCACTCTTATGTACATGTTCTGAAGTTCCGATCTATTGTCTATTGTGTAAGATGCAGTTCCCGAGTTGTTGCTATTTCTCAAGCAGCTCag ATACACTGTTTTGATTCCTCGACATTAGAAAGGGCATATACCATTCTTACAAATCCTATCATTACCAGTTGTCCTGGTCCTGGCGGTATAGGCTATGGACCTCTTGCAGTTGGTCCCAGGTGGCTAGCATACAGTGGTAGTCCAGTTGTAGTATCCAATTCTGGCCGTGTTAGTCCACAGCATCTGGGGCCTTCTGCTAGCTTTTCTGGTTATGGTTCAAATGGGAGTCTGGTTGCGCACTATGCAAAAGAGTCTAGCAAGCAACTTGCTACCGGGATTGTGACTCTAGGAGACATTGGATATAAAAAACTGTCGAGGTATTGCTCCGAGCTTCTGCCAGATTCACGTAGTTCTCTGCAATCTGGAGGTCCTGGCTTGAAGGGCAGTGGAACTGTTAATGGTCATTATCCGGATTCAGATAGTGTTGGCATG GTAATTGTTAGGGACATTGTCAGTAAACAGGTTATTGCGCAGTTTAGGGCGCATAAGAGTCCTATTTCAGCATTATGTTTTGACCCTAGTGGGACTCTTTTAGTCACAGCCTCAGTTCAGGGTCATAACATAAATGTATTCAGAATAATGCAAGGACTTCCAGGAATCTCATCTGGCGGTGACGTTGACACTTCTTATGTACATCTTTACAGGCTGCAACGTGGTTTGACGAATGCT GTTATACCGGACATAAGTTTCAGTGATGACAGCAGCTGGATCATGATAAGTTCCTCAAGAGGTACAAGCCATCTATTTGCCATCAATCCATTTGGTGGCGCAGTAAGTTTTTTGTCTGCTGATGCTGGTATCACCATTAAAAATAGTGAATCGGGTGTCATGACTAAATCGGCAGTTCGTTGGCCTCCAAATTCGGGTGTACAGATGTCTCATCAACAAAAGCTTTGTGCATCTGGTCCCCCAGTTACACTTTCTGTTGTTAGCAGAATAAGAAATGGCAATAGCGGTTGGAGAGGCACCGTAAGTGGTGCTGCAGCTGCTGCAGCAGGCAGGCAGGGTTCCCTTTCGGGGGCTATTGCTTCGTCTTTTCGTAATTGCAAAGGGAACATTGGTTTAAATGTTGATAACAGCTCTTCGAAGACCAAGTACCTTCTTCTAGTTTTTTCTCCTTCTGGTCTTATGATTCAATATAGATTGCGGACTCCAGCTGGTTTAGATTCTGGAACCCTTGCCTCTGTATCAAACAATCCATACGAGCCAGCTGCAGAATCTGATGGAAGATTAGTAGTTGAGGCAATCCAGAAGTGGAATATATGCCAGAAACAAAGTCGACGTGAGCGTGAAGATAATATCGATATCTATGGTGAGAATGGAAATTCAGACAATCACAAGATATATCCAGAGGGCATGAAGAAGGGGAATAGCATTTACCCTGAAGCATCAATAGCAACAGCGAAGATCAACCCTGAGGAAAAGCATCAGCTGTATATTTCTGAAGCTGAATTGCAAATGCATCAAGCTCGGGTCCCTTTGTGGGCAAAACCTGAG ATATACTTTCAGTCCATGATGATGGATGGCATGAAAGTGGATGAAGGAAAAGCTTTGGTAGGGGAAATAGAGATTGAACGAATTCCAACTTGTGTGATTGAAGCAAGGTCAAAAGAATTAATTCCTGTATTGGACTATCTCCAAACTCCCAAATATTATCAAATGAG GGTTCCTGCTGTAGATAGTGATATCAATGGGAACCTGATGCAGCCAAAGTCTGGGCCATCCGAAAGTAGCAGGATTTCACATCAAAACAGTTCTGGTTCTCTTGAATCCATGACTGAGATTGGTGCTGCGGTTAGTGAACTCCAGTGTGGTGTTGAAGAGACTGGGTGGGATGGTCCTGGGATACCTACAGAAACTAAGGACTTTGTAAATAACAATGATAGCCTAAAAACAAATACTCAGCTCGAGATTGTAAATAATAGAGAGAGCTTGAAGATGGAGTCTCAACTCAAGTTTGTAAATAATGACATCAATGGCCTAACGGAGAATCGTTTTGAAGATGGCGATGAGCTTGATTAA